A DNA window from Amphiprion ocellaris isolate individual 3 ecotype Okinawa chromosome 8, ASM2253959v1, whole genome shotgun sequence contains the following coding sequences:
- the pfkfb1 gene encoding 6-phosphofructo-2-kinase/fructose-2,6-bisphosphatase 1, whose amino-acid sequence MEFPHLERMRLRRCDSAASVPQFCNSPTVIVMVGLPARGKTYISKKLTRYLNWIGVPTKMFNVGQYRREAVKIYKNFEFFKPDNEEAMRIRKACAAAALKDVSAYFTKEQGQVAVFDATNTTRERRAVIISLAKEKGYKVFFVESICDDPEIIAENIKQVKSGSPDYVDRDIDEAMEDFVQRIECYKASYMPIDDEKDRKLSYIKIFDVGSRYLVNRVQDHIQSRIVYYLMNIHVTPRSIYLSRHGESELNLLGRIGGDSGLSPRGLKYANALADFIRSQKITDLKVWTSHMKRTIQTAETLGVQYEQWKALNEIDAGVCEELTYEEIQENFPEEFALRDQDKYRYRYPKGESYEDLVHRLEPVIMELERQENVLVVCHQAVMRCLLAYFLDKPADELPYLRCPLHTVLKLTPIAYGCKVESYFLNIEAVNTHRERPTNVNINRDTEEALQTVPDHV is encoded by the exons ATGGAGTTTCCTCATCTGGAACGTATGAGGCTTCGGAGGTGTGACAGTGCAG CCTCGGTGCCTCAGTTCTGTAACTCTCCTACAGTGATTGTGATGGTGGGATTACCTGCCAGAGGGAAGACGTACATCTCCAAGAAGCTAACTCGCTACCTGAACTGGATCGGGGTTCCTACAAAAA TGTTTAACGTAGGACAGTATCGCAGGGAGGCTGTCAAGATCTACAAGAACTTTGAGTTCTTTAAACCTGATAATGAGGAGGCCATGAGGATCCGCAA GGcctgtgcagcagctgcactCAAGGACGTCAGTGCTTACTTCACAAAGGAGCAAGGACAAGTAGCC GTATTTGATGCTACCAACACCACAAGGGAGAGGAGGGCTGTCATCATTAGCTTGGCAAAGGAGAAAGGCTACAAG GTGTTTTTCGTAGAATCTATCTGTGATGACCCAGAAATCATTGCAGAGAACATCAAG CAAGTAAAATCTGGGAGTCCGGATTATGTGGATCGTGACATAGATGAAGCCATGGAGGACTTTGTCCAGCGCATTGAGTGTTACAAGGCAAGCTACATGCCTATAGATGATGAGAAAGACAG GAAACTCTCCTACATAAAGATCTTCGACGTGGGCAGCAGATACCTGGTAAACCGAGTCCAGGACCACATTCAGAGCAGGATCGTCTACTACCTCATGAACATCCACGTCACACCGAGATCCATCTACCTGAGCCGCCATGGAGAGAGTGAACTCAACCTGTTAGGTCGCATTGGTGGAGATTCAGGCTTATCCCCTCGAGGACTAAAG TATGCCAATGCCTTGGCAGACTTCATTAGAAGTCAGAAAATCACTGACCTGAAGGTGTGGACAAGTCACATGAAGAGGACCATCCAGACTGCAGAGACTCTGGGAGTCCAGTATGAACAGTGGAAGGCTCTCAATGAGATAGATGCC GGTGTGTGTGAGGAGCTGACTTACGAAGAGATTCAGGAGAATTTCCCAGAGGAGTTCGCGCTGAGAGACCAGGACAAGTATCGTTATCGTTACCCCAAGGGCGAG TCCTACGAGGACCTTGTCCATCGTCTCGAGCCGGTCATCATGGAGCTTGAGAGGCAGGAAAACGTTCTAGTTGTCTGCCACCAAGCTGTGATGCGCTGTCTGCTGGCCTACTTCCTCGACAAACCTGCAG ATGAGCTGCCATATTTAAGATGCCCCCTTCACACGGTGCTCAAACTCACTCCGATAGCCTATG GGTGTAAAGTCGAGTCATATTTCCTCAATATTGAAgctgtcaacacacacagagagcgGCCAACA AATGTCAACATcaacagagacacagaagaAGCTCTGCAGACTGTTCCTGACCACGTCTAA
- the itih6 gene encoding inter-alpha-trypsin inhibitor heavy chain H5 isoform X2, producing the protein MMSFKVQCILVFFTLHMQEGLSRDYEAHLGTNIHLQRIKRQSKPTKPVLKVTDYHVKCSVVSRYAVTTVQSSVWNQLSIIKEAAFEVDLPSSAFISNFTITSNGKVYVAQVKERAAARKIYDAAKKQGKTAGLVATKEREIEKFRVAVSVPSGARMSFCLSYEELLPRRLGRYELSLGLRPGQLVQNLTLDVDVTERTGISFIKVLPLKTSRLLSNTAQGDTEAPSSTRVERSAGCARVNYSPTLQQQNSISPKGLNADFIIQYDVDLRDLMGDVQVYDGYFVHYFAPRGLPVVPKDVIFVIDVSGSMIGTKIKQTKQAMSTILGDLREGDHFNIITFSDKVHTWKKGRTVRATRQNVRDAKEFVKRIIAEGWTNINAALLSAAQLVNPPSSGSSSHLSSHRVPLVIFLTDGEATIGVTSGDTILSNAKRALGSASLFGLAFGDDADFLLLKRLALDNRGVARMVYEDADAALQLKGFYDEVASPLLSDIQLSYLDDQAFDITRSLFPNYFQGSELVVAGRVKAGVKDLKVSVSATDSKQRMKVENDVLISHAKGNGSADSLNCSGGLEGISSFVHRLWAYFTIKELLLAKLNATDPATQRLLADKATNLSLKYNFVTPVTSLVVVKPDADEAAPTPTTAKPTTAVTITTTATTTAITKISAAGAAKKPSSPSNPRPSKTKPDRPQPPPNTLQPKKPSSPTSTAKTVLSPSKKSTTTSSPNSTKTGPAPISGKKPTPSHNDSKTASPPPAGKISTSLLNVLKTASPPAPGKVSTPIPNTMKTTITTMPTFTTSTSQPLSSIRTESVTFTQQPSTVRSAPPPVKVTDSSTEADNRTTSAAHVHHPEITTSPPELPSALTSPTPAPAPAVEGNNTNSDVETDQSIATLVSATFAPMPGVTDGPRLWEAAGLLDVSTSIQIQRKDIDLVKDYDATYDYDYDLSYDAWDDNADTESFGEPPSRLSTVRVFSSSVDGDPHFVVQLPKLHQNLCFTVDGRANDVLRLLEEPERGIIVDGRLTGAPSKHGVEDRSRTYFDQLTISTATGISGDIMITLSLDAVVVEGEGRDAIPINQQGSVTRQGVTVTVDNHRSCWIELAKGVRFLVLFHHYKHPSYLQMAHLGFYVTDGRGLSDSTQGLLGQFQHADMSVSVVKDHLDGGAHRANKEDILARGILKWGSEHMPVTLQDKTLKDSVRKRHLGKCWVVPKAEVQRLLGHSYESYVVNHA; encoded by the exons ATGATGTCTTTCAAAGTCCAATGCATCTTAGTTTTCTTCACTTTGCACATGCAAGAGGGATTATCAAGGGATTATGAAGCACACCTTGGCACAAATATTCATTTACAG AGAATAAAACGTCAGAGCAAACCGACAAAGCCAGTG CTGAAGGTGACAGACTACCATGTGAAGTGTTCAGTGGTGTCCCGCTATGCTGTCACTACAGTCCAGAGCTCAGTGTGGAACCAGCTCTCCATCATTAAGGAGGCTGCCTTCGAGGTGGACCTGCCCTCCTCTGCTTTCATCTCCAACTTCACCAT CACCTCCAATGGCAAGGTGTATGTGGCCCAGGTGAAGGAAAGAGCTGCTGCCAGGAAAATTTACGACGCTGCTAAGAAGCAAGGAAAAACAGCCGGACTTGTCGCTACAAA AGAGCGGGAAATTGAGAAGTTTCGTGTGGCAGTGAGTGTGCCATCAGGAGCTCGGATGTCCTTCTGCCTGTCCTACGAGGAGCTGCTACCTCGTCGACTGGGCCGCTACGAGCTCAGTTTAGGTCTGAGGCCGGGACAGCTTGTGCAGAACCTCACGTTAGATGTTGATGTAACAGAAAGGACAGGCATTAGTTTTATTAAAGTTCTTCCTCTCAAGACAAGCCGACTGCTGTCCAACACTGCTCAAG GAGATACAGAGGCTCCTTCTTCCACTCGTGTTGAGAGGAGTGCTGGCTGTGCTCGTGTTAACTACAGTCCGActctacagcagcagaacagtATTTCCCCCAAGGGTCTTAATGCAGACTTCATTATTCAGTATGACGTGGACCTCAGAGACCTTATGGGTGACGTCCAG GTGTATGATGGCTACTTTGTGCATTACTTTGCACCCAGAGGCCTTCCTGTGGTTCCTAAGGATGTTATATTTGTCATTGATGTCAGTGGCTCAATGATAGGCACCAAGATAAAGCAG ACCAAACAGGCCATGAGCACCATTCTTGGGGACCTTAGAGAAGGAGACCACTTCAACATCATCACCTTCTCAGACAAGGTTCACACTTGGAAGAAAGGTCGAACAGTGCGAGCAACTCGGCAGAATGTACGAGATGCCAAAGAGTTTGTGAAGAGGATTATCGCAGAAGGAT GGACCAATATCAATGCAGCTCTGCTTTCGGCTGCCCAACTTGTCAACCCTCCATCCTCTGGATCTTCCAGCCACCTCTCATCCCATCGTGTCCCTCTGGTAATTTTCCTTACTGATGGGGAAGCAACCATTGGAGTAACATCTGGTGACACCATCCTCAGCAACGCCAAGAGGGCTTTGGGCTCAGCCTCTCTGTTTGGCCTTGCATTTGGAGATGATGCAGACTTCCTTCTTCTGAAACGCCTGGCGCTGGATAACCGAGGTGTAGCCAGGATGGTGTACGAGGACGCAGATGCAGCCTTGCAGCTGAAGGGCTTCTATGATGAAGTAGCCAGCCCTTTGCTGTCAGACATACAGCTGTCTTACTTGGATGATCAGGCGTTTGACATCACTCGCTCCCTGTTCCCCAACTACTTTCAAGGCTCTGAGTTGGTTGTGGCTGGCAGGGTTAAAGCAGGGGTCAAAGATTTAAAGGTGTCAGTTTCAGCTACTGATTCAAAACAGCGCATGAAGGTGGAGAATGATGTGCTCATTTCCCATGCAAAGGGTAATGGGAGTGCAGATTCACTAAACTGTTCCGGAGGTTTAGAAGGGATCTCCAGCTTTGTGCATCGTCTCTGGGCATATTTCACCATcaaagagctgctgctggccaaACTGAATGCTACAGATCCTGCAACTCAAAGGCTACTGGCAGACAAAGCTACCAACCTCTCTCTCAAATACAACTTTGTAACACCAGTCACTTCTTTAGTTGTTGTTAAGCCAGATGCAGATGAAGCAGCTCCAACTCCAACCACGGCTAAACCCACTACTGCTGTGACAATAACCACAACAGCAACGACTACAGCTATCACCAAAATATCAGCTGCAGGTGCTGCAAAGAAGCCAAGCTCACCATCTAACCCCAGGCCTAGCAAAACAAAGCCAGACCGGCCTCAGCCACCTCCAAATACCCTCCAACCTAAAAAACCCTCATCGCCAACTTCCAcagcaaaaactgtgctttcaCCATCGAAAAAATCTACTACAACCTCAAGTCCCAACTCAACCAAAACTGGCCCAGCACCAATCTCTGGTAAAAAGCCCACTCCTTCCCACAATGATTCCAAAactgcctctcctcctccagctggaaAAATATCCACTTCTCTGCTTAATGTTCTGAAAACGGCTTCCCCCCCTGCACCTGGAAAAGTCTCCACACCCATACCCAACACCATGAAAACAACAATCACCACAATGCCAACATTCACCACTAGCACCTCACAGCCACTCAGCTCCATCAGAACTGAGTCTGTTACATTTACCCAGCAGCCCAGTACGGTGAGGtcagctcctcctcctgtcaAAGTGACTGATTCGTCCACAGAGGCAGACAACAGAACCACATCTGCTGCACATGTTCATCATCCTGAAATCACCACCTCCCCACCCGAGCTGCCGTCTGCGCTCACTTCTCCCACCCCAGCCCCAGCTCCAGCTGTGGAGGGCAACAACACAAACTCAGATGTCGAAACAGACCAGAGCATCGCCACCCTAGTGTCTGCTACCTTTGCTCCTATGCCTGGGGTAACAGATGGGCCACGACTGTGGGAGGCAGCGGGCCTTCTGG ATGTCTCTACTTCCATTCAGATTCAGAGAAAAG ATATTGATCTTGTGAAAG ACTACGATGCAACCTATGACTATGACTATGACCTCAGCTATGATGCCT gGGATGATAATGCAGACACTGAGTCATTTGGTG AACCTCCATCCAGACTGAGCACCGTCAGGGTCTTCTCCTCTTCAG TTGATGGAGATCCTCATTTTGTGGTTCAGCTACCAAAGCTGCATCAGAACCTGTGTTTCACAGTAGACGGCAGGGCTAATGACGTTCTCAGGCTGTTGGAAGAGCCAGAAAGAG GGATCATTGTGGACGGCCGCCTAACAGGGGCTCCCTCCAAGCACGGCGTTGAAGACCGCTCACGAACCTACTTTGACCAGCTCACCATCTCCACAGCCACAGGCATCTCTGGAGACATCATGATAACGCTGTCATTGGACGCAGTCGTGGTGGAGGGTGAAGGACGGGATGCCATTCCCATCAATCAGCAGGGATCGGTGACGAGGCAGGGCGTCACGGTTACCGTTGACAACCATCGGAGCTGCTGGATCGAGCTGGCCAAAGGTGTTCGGTTTCTGGTCCTGTTCCACCACTATAAACATCCCAGCTACCTGCAGATGGCTCACCTGGGATTTTATGTCACAGATGGACGGGGGCTTTCTGACTCAACCCAAGGCCTACTGG GCCAGTTTCAGCATGCTGACATGAGTGTGTCAGTGGTGAAGGACCATCTGGATGGAGGAGCTCACCGCGCAAACAAGGAAGACATTTTAGCCAGAGGGATCCTAAAGTGGGGATCAGAGCACATGCCGGTCACCTTGCAAGAcaagacactgaaggactctgTGCGAAAACGCCACCTAGGCAAGTGTTGGGTGGTGCCCAAGGCAGAGGTACAGAGACTTCTGGGTCATTCATATGAGAGCTATGTGGTGAATCATGCGTAA
- the itih6 gene encoding inter-alpha-trypsin inhibitor heavy chain H5 isoform X1 codes for MMSFKVQCILVFFTLHMQEGLSRDYEAHLGTNIHLQRIKRQSKPTKPVLKVTDYHVKCSVVSRYAVTTVQSSVWNQLSIIKEAAFEVDLPSSAFISNFTITSNGKVYVAQVKERAAARKIYDAAKKQGKTAGLVATKEREIEKFRVAVSVPSGARMSFCLSYEELLPRRLGRYELSLGLRPGQLVQNLTLDVDVTERTGISFIKVLPLKTSRLLSNTAQGDTEAPSSTRVERSAGCARVNYSPTLQQQNSISPKGLNADFIIQYDVDLRDLMGDVQVYDGYFVHYFAPRGLPVVPKDVIFVIDVSGSMIGTKIKQTKQAMSTILGDLREGDHFNIITFSDKVHTWKKGRTVRATRQNVRDAKEFVKRIIAEGWTNINAALLSAAQLVNPPSSGSSSHLSSHRVPLVIFLTDGEATIGVTSGDTILSNAKRALGSASLFGLAFGDDADFLLLKRLALDNRGVARMVYEDADAALQLKGFYDEVASPLLSDIQLSYLDDQAFDITRSLFPNYFQGSELVVAGRVKAGVKDLKVSVSATDSKQRMKVENDVLISHAKGNGSADSLNCSGGLEGISSFVHRLWAYFTIKELLLAKLNATDPATQRLLADKATNLSLKYNFVTPVTSLVVVKPDADEAAPTPTTAKPTTAVTITTTATTTAITKISAAGAAKKPSSPSNPRPSKTKPDRPQPPPNTLQPKKPSSPTSTAKTVLSPSKKSTTTSSPNSTKTGPAPISGKKPTPSHNDSKTASPPPAGKISTSLLNVLKTASPPAPGKVSTPIPNTMKTTITTMPTFTTSTSQPLSSIRTESVTFTQQPSTVRSAPPPVKVTDSSTEADNRTTSAAHVHHPEITTSPPELPSALTSPTPAPAPAVEGNNTNSDVETDQSIATLVSATFAPMPGVTDGPRLWEAAGLLDVSTSIQIQRKDIDLVKDYDATYDYDYDLSYDAWDDNADTESFGVLGSEEDCPLVECLVLLEPPSRLSTVRVFSSSVDGDPHFVVQLPKLHQNLCFTVDGRANDVLRLLEEPERGIIVDGRLTGAPSKHGVEDRSRTYFDQLTISTATGISGDIMITLSLDAVVVEGEGRDAIPINQQGSVTRQGVTVTVDNHRSCWIELAKGVRFLVLFHHYKHPSYLQMAHLGFYVTDGRGLSDSTQGLLGQFQHADMSVSVVKDHLDGGAHRANKEDILARGILKWGSEHMPVTLQDKTLKDSVRKRHLGKCWVVPKAEVQRLLGHSYESYVVNHA; via the exons ATGATGTCTTTCAAAGTCCAATGCATCTTAGTTTTCTTCACTTTGCACATGCAAGAGGGATTATCAAGGGATTATGAAGCACACCTTGGCACAAATATTCATTTACAG AGAATAAAACGTCAGAGCAAACCGACAAAGCCAGTG CTGAAGGTGACAGACTACCATGTGAAGTGTTCAGTGGTGTCCCGCTATGCTGTCACTACAGTCCAGAGCTCAGTGTGGAACCAGCTCTCCATCATTAAGGAGGCTGCCTTCGAGGTGGACCTGCCCTCCTCTGCTTTCATCTCCAACTTCACCAT CACCTCCAATGGCAAGGTGTATGTGGCCCAGGTGAAGGAAAGAGCTGCTGCCAGGAAAATTTACGACGCTGCTAAGAAGCAAGGAAAAACAGCCGGACTTGTCGCTACAAA AGAGCGGGAAATTGAGAAGTTTCGTGTGGCAGTGAGTGTGCCATCAGGAGCTCGGATGTCCTTCTGCCTGTCCTACGAGGAGCTGCTACCTCGTCGACTGGGCCGCTACGAGCTCAGTTTAGGTCTGAGGCCGGGACAGCTTGTGCAGAACCTCACGTTAGATGTTGATGTAACAGAAAGGACAGGCATTAGTTTTATTAAAGTTCTTCCTCTCAAGACAAGCCGACTGCTGTCCAACACTGCTCAAG GAGATACAGAGGCTCCTTCTTCCACTCGTGTTGAGAGGAGTGCTGGCTGTGCTCGTGTTAACTACAGTCCGActctacagcagcagaacagtATTTCCCCCAAGGGTCTTAATGCAGACTTCATTATTCAGTATGACGTGGACCTCAGAGACCTTATGGGTGACGTCCAG GTGTATGATGGCTACTTTGTGCATTACTTTGCACCCAGAGGCCTTCCTGTGGTTCCTAAGGATGTTATATTTGTCATTGATGTCAGTGGCTCAATGATAGGCACCAAGATAAAGCAG ACCAAACAGGCCATGAGCACCATTCTTGGGGACCTTAGAGAAGGAGACCACTTCAACATCATCACCTTCTCAGACAAGGTTCACACTTGGAAGAAAGGTCGAACAGTGCGAGCAACTCGGCAGAATGTACGAGATGCCAAAGAGTTTGTGAAGAGGATTATCGCAGAAGGAT GGACCAATATCAATGCAGCTCTGCTTTCGGCTGCCCAACTTGTCAACCCTCCATCCTCTGGATCTTCCAGCCACCTCTCATCCCATCGTGTCCCTCTGGTAATTTTCCTTACTGATGGGGAAGCAACCATTGGAGTAACATCTGGTGACACCATCCTCAGCAACGCCAAGAGGGCTTTGGGCTCAGCCTCTCTGTTTGGCCTTGCATTTGGAGATGATGCAGACTTCCTTCTTCTGAAACGCCTGGCGCTGGATAACCGAGGTGTAGCCAGGATGGTGTACGAGGACGCAGATGCAGCCTTGCAGCTGAAGGGCTTCTATGATGAAGTAGCCAGCCCTTTGCTGTCAGACATACAGCTGTCTTACTTGGATGATCAGGCGTTTGACATCACTCGCTCCCTGTTCCCCAACTACTTTCAAGGCTCTGAGTTGGTTGTGGCTGGCAGGGTTAAAGCAGGGGTCAAAGATTTAAAGGTGTCAGTTTCAGCTACTGATTCAAAACAGCGCATGAAGGTGGAGAATGATGTGCTCATTTCCCATGCAAAGGGTAATGGGAGTGCAGATTCACTAAACTGTTCCGGAGGTTTAGAAGGGATCTCCAGCTTTGTGCATCGTCTCTGGGCATATTTCACCATcaaagagctgctgctggccaaACTGAATGCTACAGATCCTGCAACTCAAAGGCTACTGGCAGACAAAGCTACCAACCTCTCTCTCAAATACAACTTTGTAACACCAGTCACTTCTTTAGTTGTTGTTAAGCCAGATGCAGATGAAGCAGCTCCAACTCCAACCACGGCTAAACCCACTACTGCTGTGACAATAACCACAACAGCAACGACTACAGCTATCACCAAAATATCAGCTGCAGGTGCTGCAAAGAAGCCAAGCTCACCATCTAACCCCAGGCCTAGCAAAACAAAGCCAGACCGGCCTCAGCCACCTCCAAATACCCTCCAACCTAAAAAACCCTCATCGCCAACTTCCAcagcaaaaactgtgctttcaCCATCGAAAAAATCTACTACAACCTCAAGTCCCAACTCAACCAAAACTGGCCCAGCACCAATCTCTGGTAAAAAGCCCACTCCTTCCCACAATGATTCCAAAactgcctctcctcctccagctggaaAAATATCCACTTCTCTGCTTAATGTTCTGAAAACGGCTTCCCCCCCTGCACCTGGAAAAGTCTCCACACCCATACCCAACACCATGAAAACAACAATCACCACAATGCCAACATTCACCACTAGCACCTCACAGCCACTCAGCTCCATCAGAACTGAGTCTGTTACATTTACCCAGCAGCCCAGTACGGTGAGGtcagctcctcctcctgtcaAAGTGACTGATTCGTCCACAGAGGCAGACAACAGAACCACATCTGCTGCACATGTTCATCATCCTGAAATCACCACCTCCCCACCCGAGCTGCCGTCTGCGCTCACTTCTCCCACCCCAGCCCCAGCTCCAGCTGTGGAGGGCAACAACACAAACTCAGATGTCGAAACAGACCAGAGCATCGCCACCCTAGTGTCTGCTACCTTTGCTCCTATGCCTGGGGTAACAGATGGGCCACGACTGTGGGAGGCAGCGGGCCTTCTGG ATGTCTCTACTTCCATTCAGATTCAGAGAAAAG ATATTGATCTTGTGAAAG ACTACGATGCAACCTATGACTATGACTATGACCTCAGCTATGATGCCT gGGATGATAATGCAGACACTGAGTCATTTGGTG TGCTTGGGAGTGAGGAGGACTGTCCTTTAGTTGAATGTCTTGTGCTTTTAGAACCTCCATCCAGACTGAGCACCGTCAGGGTCTTCTCCTCTTCAG TTGATGGAGATCCTCATTTTGTGGTTCAGCTACCAAAGCTGCATCAGAACCTGTGTTTCACAGTAGACGGCAGGGCTAATGACGTTCTCAGGCTGTTGGAAGAGCCAGAAAGAG GGATCATTGTGGACGGCCGCCTAACAGGGGCTCCCTCCAAGCACGGCGTTGAAGACCGCTCACGAACCTACTTTGACCAGCTCACCATCTCCACAGCCACAGGCATCTCTGGAGACATCATGATAACGCTGTCATTGGACGCAGTCGTGGTGGAGGGTGAAGGACGGGATGCCATTCCCATCAATCAGCAGGGATCGGTGACGAGGCAGGGCGTCACGGTTACCGTTGACAACCATCGGAGCTGCTGGATCGAGCTGGCCAAAGGTGTTCGGTTTCTGGTCCTGTTCCACCACTATAAACATCCCAGCTACCTGCAGATGGCTCACCTGGGATTTTATGTCACAGATGGACGGGGGCTTTCTGACTCAACCCAAGGCCTACTGG GCCAGTTTCAGCATGCTGACATGAGTGTGTCAGTGGTGAAGGACCATCTGGATGGAGGAGCTCACCGCGCAAACAAGGAAGACATTTTAGCCAGAGGGATCCTAAAGTGGGGATCAGAGCACATGCCGGTCACCTTGCAAGAcaagacactgaaggactctgTGCGAAAACGCCACCTAGGCAAGTGTTGGGTGGTGCCCAAGGCAGAGGTACAGAGACTTCTGGGTCATTCATATGAGAGCTATGTGGTGAATCATGCGTAA